The Solibacillus daqui genome has a segment encoding these proteins:
- a CDS encoding YfiT family bacillithiol transferase translates to MNEKYPIGNFQFKGDITSSVINNWINEIETLPLSLREAVKDLNDAQLNTAYRDGGWTVRQVVHHIADSHMNAYVRFKLALTEDNPVIKPYDEAKWADLSDYNLPIEPSLVLLESLHKRWSNLLRSLTQADLKKTFVHPDSGEVSIGENIGIYAWHGKHHVAHIMSLCERKNW, encoded by the coding sequence ATGAACGAAAAATACCCTATTGGAAATTTTCAATTTAAAGGTGACATCACGAGTTCTGTGATCAATAACTGGATAAATGAGATTGAAACATTACCACTGTCATTACGAGAGGCGGTAAAGGATTTGAATGATGCACAGTTGAATACCGCTTATCGAGATGGAGGTTGGACTGTTAGACAAGTGGTTCATCATATTGCAGATAGTCATATGAATGCGTACGTTCGCTTTAAATTGGCACTGACGGAAGATAATCCAGTCATTAAGCCATATGATGAAGCGAAATGGGCAGATTTATCTGATTATAATTTACCGATTGAACCTTCATTAGTACTTCTTGAATCATTGCACAAGCGCTGGTCAAACCTTTTACGTAGCTTGACACAGGCGGATTTAAAAAAGACCTTTGTTCATCCAGATTCAGGTGAAGTATCTATTGGAGAAAATATTGGAATTTACGCATGGCATGGGAAGCATCATGTGGCGCATATCATGTCTTTGTGTGAACGTAAAAACTGGTAG
- a CDS encoding malate synthase, with protein sequence MNLINKKVTHKRFGMGSIVKHTESSIEINFASENKLFVFPDVFGKHLKLHDQSMAIILEGIIQKKENERKVEELQKEEERQLHRRKQELRLEHEKLMKHYKLHPESQMVYWCDTVEKNSSFSEGRVFSGVVKSGNDKGKPNKPIRLHQNSAVLLTEKNSSVPGEERRILGVYMVNEDFIGKLCEDGYIPAHSKYKLQLTEQESYALPSWDNYVKDKSSKKTSWNTGKYRYFNNSWMAQILLDIVSLKSDPKEHELAQQFLKHFCKMNKIIVQELPNATKL encoded by the coding sequence TTGAACTTAATCAATAAGAAAGTTACACACAAGCGTTTTGGTATGGGGAGCATAGTTAAACATACTGAATCTAGCATTGAAATAAATTTTGCGTCCGAAAATAAATTATTTGTTTTTCCAGATGTATTTGGTAAGCACTTAAAGTTACATGATCAAAGTATGGCTATAATACTAGAGGGAATTATACAAAAAAAAGAAAATGAACGAAAAGTGGAAGAATTACAAAAAGAAGAAGAGAGACAACTACATCGAAGAAAACAGGAGCTTCGTTTGGAACATGAAAAACTAATGAAACATTATAAACTTCATCCTGAATCACAAATGGTTTATTGGTGTGACACTGTAGAAAAGAATAGTTCCTTTTCAGAGGGGAGAGTTTTCTCGGGAGTAGTAAAAAGTGGAAATGATAAAGGGAAACCGAATAAGCCAATTCGCTTGCACCAAAATAGCGCTGTCCTATTAACAGAAAAAAATTCTAGTGTTCCTGGAGAAGAAAGACGTATTTTAGGTGTCTATATGGTGAATGAAGACTTTATCGGTAAGCTTTGTGAAGATGGGTATATTCCGGCTCATTCAAAATATAAACTTCAACTTACAGAACAGGAATCCTATGCGCTGCCTTCATGGGATAATTATGTAAAGGATAAATCCTCTAAAAAAACCTCGTGGAATACTGGTAAATACCGTTATTTTAATAATTCATGGATGGCTCAAATTTTGCTTGATATCGTTTCACTTAAAAGTGACCCAAAGGAACACGAACTGGCACAACAATTTTTAAAACATTTTTGTAAAATGAATAAAATTATAGTACAAGAGTTACCGAATGCAACTAAATTATAA
- a CDS encoding VOC family protein, which produces MKLGAFSVSLNVKDIHKSKAFYESLGFQDLGGDISQNWLIMKNESTIIGLFQNMFDKNILTFNPGWNENAENLSSFTDIRDLQKQLKAKGIPLLTEADESSQGPASFTIEDPDGNPILIDQHR; this is translated from the coding sequence ATGAAACTAGGTGCATTTTCGGTAAGTTTAAATGTAAAAGATATTCATAAATCAAAAGCTTTTTACGAAAGTTTAGGATTTCAAGATTTAGGCGGAGATATTTCGCAAAATTGGCTCATTATGAAAAATGAAAGTACCATTATTGGGTTATTTCAAAATATGTTCGACAAAAATATTTTGACGTTTAATCCCGGGTGGAATGAAAATGCAGAAAATTTGAGTTCGTTTACGGATATTCGTGATCTACAGAAACAGCTTAAGGCAAAAGGCATTCCATTACTGACGGAAGCAGATGAATCAAGTCAAGGCCCTGCAAGCTTTACCATTGAAGATCCTGATGGCAATCCCATTCTTATTGATCAGCATAGATGA
- a CDS encoding methyl-accepting chemotaxis protein, with the protein MKNLFSSLRNKLYIAFALVLVIPVVLVGSLSYLAAKDSIEEEILYSANESINVLNSLIDKTMSEKKHEISVFSEVINSSNYGQGEASLRASLSQYIKQNSDTISVYVGTTEGAFIQEPKLITDTNYNPTERDWYKKAVEFQGEPIITEPYVGKGTGEMIVTVAQQLKDRSGVVAVDLKLTNLQKVSDSIRIGKNGYSSIFDVNKKVISHPTLEGGGEVKESFMDQMYEKESGTYDYVYKGDNRILFFTTNELTGWKISGTIFSKEIDESASFILYTTLLVLIIAIVVSTIAVHFVVKGIIRPIDNLKESAVTISKGDLTEKVTITSNDEVGQLGQAFNDMQESLRTLIKKVEVNAEEVASSAEELTANADQTSSATEQVAIAIQEVASSADTQTISASKNADSLNELSKAILHIAEISSTVSDLSQDASMQADEGGKAVQDTKEQMNSIHQSVSESNTKIQTLHERSQQITSILDVITDIADQTNLLALNAAIEAARAGEHGKGFAVVADEVRKLAEQSQQSAKQIFELVHSIQSDTEQSVRIMAQVTEDVQSGLHVSDEAIAKFQVILTSMRKITPQMQEISSASEQMSASVQEVTSITEDLAFSAKENAATSEEVAASTEEQLASMEEINASAQSLSHMADELKLLINQFKY; encoded by the coding sequence ATGAAAAATTTATTTAGTAGCCTTAGAAACAAGCTGTATATTGCGTTTGCACTTGTATTAGTAATCCCAGTTGTTTTAGTAGGGAGCCTCTCCTATCTAGCAGCAAAAGATTCAATTGAAGAAGAAATTCTTTATAGTGCTAACGAGAGTATTAATGTATTAAACTCACTCATTGACAAAACTATGAGTGAAAAAAAGCATGAAATAAGTGTTTTTAGTGAGGTAATCAATTCTTCAAATTATGGTCAGGGGGAAGCGTCTTTAAGAGCATCTCTTTCACAATATATTAAGCAAAACTCTGATACAATAAGTGTATATGTAGGTACTACAGAAGGGGCATTCATTCAAGAACCAAAATTAATAACGGATACTAATTATAACCCTACGGAAAGAGATTGGTATAAAAAAGCTGTCGAATTTCAAGGAGAGCCAATTATTACAGAGCCTTATGTTGGTAAGGGAACTGGAGAAATGATTGTTACAGTTGCTCAGCAGTTAAAAGACCGTTCAGGGGTTGTAGCAGTAGATCTTAAATTAACTAATTTACAAAAAGTGTCAGATTCCATTCGTATTGGGAAAAATGGATACTCTTCCATTTTTGATGTCAACAAAAAAGTTATCTCACACCCTACATTAGAAGGCGGTGGAGAAGTAAAAGAAAGCTTCATGGATCAGATGTACGAGAAAGAATCTGGTACGTATGATTATGTTTATAAAGGAGATAACCGAATATTATTTTTTACAACAAATGAATTGACGGGCTGGAAAATTTCAGGAACAATTTTCTCGAAAGAAATAGATGAATCTGCTTCCTTTATATTGTATACAACGTTACTTGTATTAATCATTGCCATTGTAGTTAGCACAATTGCCGTTCATTTCGTCGTAAAAGGAATTATTAGACCGATTGACAATTTAAAAGAAAGTGCCGTGACAATCAGTAAAGGGGATTTAACTGAAAAAGTGACAATCACTTCGAATGATGAAGTTGGACAATTAGGTCAAGCTTTCAATGATATGCAGGAAAGTCTACGAACACTTATAAAAAAAGTAGAAGTGAATGCAGAAGAAGTCGCATCTTCAGCGGAAGAGTTAACAGCTAATGCCGATCAAACGAGCTCGGCAACCGAGCAAGTGGCAATTGCGATACAAGAAGTTGCTTCTAGTGCAGATACGCAAACAATCAGTGCAAGCAAAAATGCGGATTCTTTAAATGAATTGTCAAAAGCAATTCTTCATATAGCAGAAATTTCTTCTACAGTATCGGATCTTTCACAGGATGCTTCGATGCAGGCAGATGAGGGTGGTAAAGCCGTTCAAGATACGAAGGAACAAATGAATTCCATCCATCAATCCGTTTCAGAATCAAATACAAAAATTCAAACGTTGCATGAGCGTTCGCAACAAATTACGTCTATTTTAGATGTGATTACAGACATTGCGGATCAGACAAACCTTCTGGCTCTAAACGCTGCAATCGAAGCTGCAAGAGCAGGAGAGCATGGGAAAGGTTTCGCCGTAGTTGCAGATGAGGTGCGTAAACTAGCCGAGCAATCCCAGCAATCTGCGAAACAAATTTTTGAGTTAGTGCATAGTATTCAATCGGATACGGAACAATCGGTGCGCATTATGGCTCAAGTGACAGAGGACGTACAAAGTGGCTTACATGTATCAGATGAAGCGATCGCTAAGTTCCAAGTCATCTTGACGAGCATGCGAAAAATTACACCACAAATGCAAGAAATATCTTCCGCATCAGAACAGATGTCGGCAAGTGTGCAAGAAGTTACCTCGATTACAGAAGATTTAGCTTTCTCAGCAAAAGAAAATGCTGCGACATCAGAAGAAGTTGCTGCTTCTACTGAGGAGCAATTAGCATCTATGGAAGAAATCAATGCATCTGCACAATCACTTTCCCACATGGCAGATGAGTTGAAATTACTTATTAATCAATTTAAATATTAA
- a CDS encoding iron-containing alcohol dehydrogenase, whose amino-acid sequence MSDVLKQFVMPSSNLFGPGAIQEVGKKLKDLEVKKTLIVTDEGLHKLGLSEQIANIITDAGIEVAIFPKAEPNPTDKNIEDGIAAYVAENCDSIVSLGGGSAHDAAKGIGIIASNGGRIHDYEGVDKTQNPLVPLIAINTTAGTASEMTRFTIITDTERKVKMAIVDKHVTPLVSINDPELMIGLPPALTAATGLDALTHAIEAFVSTNATPITDACGEKVLQLIPEYLPRAYANGADLEAREQMVYAQFLAGMAFNNASLGYVHAIAHQLGGFYNLPHGVCNAILLPHVCRFNLTARTERFAKIAELLGANIEGLSKRDAAEKAISVIEALAKDLNIPSGFRELGAKDEDIEILAKNAMLDVCAATNPRKATLEDIKQIITNAMGPVVVPVNQNEAVTVS is encoded by the coding sequence ATGTCAGACGTTCTAAAGCAATTTGTCATGCCATCATCAAACTTATTTGGACCAGGGGCAATTCAAGAAGTTGGTAAAAAACTAAAAGATTTAGAAGTGAAGAAGACATTGATCGTAACAGATGAGGGCTTACACAAATTAGGGCTCTCAGAACAAATTGCTAATATCATTACAGATGCAGGTATTGAAGTGGCAATTTTCCCGAAAGCAGAACCAAATCCAACAGACAAAAATATTGAAGATGGTATCGCGGCTTATGTAGCTGAGAACTGTGATTCAATTGTATCGCTTGGAGGCGGTAGTGCACACGATGCAGCAAAAGGTATCGGTATTATTGCTTCGAATGGTGGACGCATTCATGATTATGAAGGCGTAGACAAAACACAAAATCCATTAGTTCCGTTAATCGCTATCAATACGACTGCTGGTACAGCAAGTGAAATGACACGCTTTACAATTATTACAGATACAGAGCGTAAAGTAAAAATGGCGATTGTCGACAAACATGTTACCCCTCTTGTATCAATTAATGACCCTGAGTTAATGATTGGTTTACCACCAGCACTAACGGCAGCAACTGGCTTAGATGCATTAACACATGCAATCGAAGCATTTGTTTCAACAAATGCAACGCCAATTACAGATGCTTGTGGCGAAAAAGTACTGCAATTAATTCCTGAGTATTTACCGCGTGCTTATGCAAACGGTGCAGATTTAGAAGCACGCGAGCAAATGGTTTACGCTCAATTTTTAGCAGGAATGGCGTTCAACAACGCATCATTAGGTTATGTACATGCCATTGCCCATCAATTAGGTGGCTTCTATAACCTTCCACACGGTGTATGTAACGCAATTTTATTACCACATGTTTGCCGTTTCAACTTAACAGCACGCACAGAACGTTTTGCAAAAATTGCTGAATTATTAGGTGCAAACATTGAAGGGCTAAGCAAGCGCGATGCTGCTGAAAAAGCAATTTCAGTTATTGAAGCGTTAGCAAAAGACTTAAATATTCCAAGTGGCTTCCGTGAACTTGGTGCGAAAGACGAAGACATCGAAATTTTAGCTAAAAATGCGATGTTAGATGTTTGCGCAGCGACAAACCCACGAAAAGCTACTCTTGAAGATATTAAACAAATTATCACAAATGCAATGGGACCGGTTGTGGTGCCAGTTAACCAAAATGAAGCTGTAACAGTTTCTTAA
- a CDS encoding S-adenosylmethionine decarboxylase related protein produces the protein MGGVAKSILSILNQSAIDKNDSIHSVIKNSQLFLIDHNQHKIDYYKSLFPNLIDKLTLLQFDLNDTDKFTEHLQTTNTKLVIDVSWADTIEMLGCCNKLGVFYINSALENTMVDQDESLYGFPLTERFNRFEEKKETFTNTKAIIGSGMNPGVVQWMALKLLQENANSKPLACYIFEHDNSIYKDKNLLQPKTIYTTWSVECFLDEAILSYPMFVKHHLPLYLYDEVYATEFKVTVGNKEFYGCLMPHEEVLSLGKLYNIELGFIYRVNEYTTTLIRGNLDNVDDLWEWNHKLIDPADGEVEGEDLVGVLLVFEDKEIYIYNTLKSSDIYQKYKTSATYFQVACGIYAGTASLILDNIPQSIYYVDELLLNTQSNYGKYLTYYMQDFIYGENSSTDGLLHQRIRRV, from the coding sequence ATGGGCGGTGTTGCTAAATCAATTCTATCAATTTTGAATCAGTCTGCTATTGACAAAAACGATTCTATTCATAGTGTTATTAAAAATTCTCAGCTTTTTTTAATAGATCACAATCAACATAAAATAGATTATTACAAATCATTGTTTCCAAATTTAATAGATAAGTTGACACTATTGCAATTTGACTTAAATGATACGGACAAATTTACTGAACATTTACAAACAACAAATACGAAATTAGTTATTGATGTATCATGGGCAGATACAATTGAAATGCTAGGGTGCTGTAATAAACTTGGTGTTTTTTACATTAACTCAGCATTAGAGAATACAATGGTTGACCAAGATGAGAGTTTATATGGTTTCCCATTAACTGAACGATTTAATCGATTTGAAGAAAAGAAAGAAACCTTTACTAATACAAAAGCTATTATTGGATCAGGTATGAATCCAGGCGTTGTTCAATGGATGGCATTAAAACTCTTGCAAGAAAATGCCAATAGTAAACCTTTAGCTTGTTACATTTTTGAGCATGACAATTCCATCTATAAAGACAAAAACCTTCTACAACCTAAAACTATTTATACTACTTGGTCCGTAGAATGCTTTCTAGATGAAGCTATTTTAAGCTATCCAATGTTTGTAAAACACCATTTACCACTATATTTATACGATGAAGTCTATGCCACTGAATTTAAGGTAACGGTAGGCAACAAAGAATTTTATGGATGTCTGATGCCACATGAAGAAGTACTATCATTAGGTAAACTCTATAATATTGAATTAGGGTTTATCTATCGAGTCAACGAGTATACAACTACATTGATTAGGGGTAATTTGGATAATGTTGACGACCTTTGGGAGTGGAATCACAAATTAATAGACCCGGCTGATGGAGAGGTGGAGGGAGAAGACCTTGTTGGTGTTCTATTAGTATTCGAAGATAAGGAGATTTATATTTATAACACATTGAAAAGTAGCGATATCTATCAAAAATATAAAACTAGTGCAACATACTTCCAAGTAGCTTGTGGTATTTATGCAGGAACTGCGAGTTTAATCTTAGATAATATCCCTCAAAGTATATATTATGTCGATGAATTATTACTAAATACGCAAAGTAATTATGGGAAATACTTAACCTACTATATGCAAGATTTTATTTATGGTGAAAATAGTAGTACGGATGGTTTATTACATCAACGAATAAGGAGAGTCTAA
- a CDS encoding ZIP family metal transporter has product MQYLPIILSSLCTGLGAIPVLLIKNVSHKGKDILLAYTAGIMVAASAYGLIPSALKLSNIIVLVIGMLIGTFVLTILESLIPHVDLEHSRKPADNSSVIILFLIAMSLHNLPEGLSVGISNVSNEQELGALVSLAIGLQNVPDGFLVALFLITQNVRHGKAVFFATITGIIEMCAGLIGMLFGESFDYIIPYGLAFAAGSMLFVVYKELIPESHGDGNERAATIAFIFGFLTMVILTDWFR; this is encoded by the coding sequence ATGCAGTATTTACCTATAATTCTTTCTTCTCTTTGTACAGGCTTGGGAGCAATACCTGTATTGTTAATTAAAAATGTTTCCCATAAAGGAAAGGATATATTGCTAGCTTATACAGCAGGCATAATGGTTGCAGCTTCAGCCTATGGTTTAATTCCGTCTGCTCTAAAACTGTCTAACATAATTGTGTTGGTAATTGGGATGCTGATTGGTACATTTGTCCTCACGATATTAGAAAGTCTTATTCCACATGTTGATTTAGAGCACTCTCGCAAACCAGCAGATAATTCTAGTGTAATCATTTTGTTTTTAATTGCCATGTCTCTACATAACTTACCAGAGGGTCTGTCTGTTGGAATAAGTAATGTAAGTAATGAACAGGAGTTGGGAGCACTTGTTTCCCTTGCTATCGGACTTCAAAATGTACCAGATGGATTTTTGGTTGCTCTATTTTTAATAACACAAAATGTAAGACATGGTAAGGCGGTTTTTTTTGCAACTATTACAGGTATTATAGAAATGTGTGCTGGACTAATTGGGATGTTATTTGGAGAATCGTTTGATTATATTATCCCTTATGGACTTGCTTTTGCTGCGGGTTCAATGCTCTTTGTTGTGTACAAAGAATTAATTCCGGAGAGTCATGGAGATGGCAATGAAAGAGCGGCAACAATAGCCTTCATTTTTGGTTTTCTTACAATGGTCATTCTAACAGATTGGTTTCGCTAA
- a CDS encoding alkaline phosphatase family protein, which translates to MKRKMVIAFIVFLVISTGLVLAISISPKKELDDFSINSTKKPVILLVVDSLMSEPLQKAVKEGKAPAFAFLINNGHFNQEIISSYPTMSVTIDSTLLTGTYPNQHKVPGLIWFKEDENRMISYGSGIREIWNNGLKNVALDSVVRLNKDHLSKEVQTIHEELANRELQSASINGLLYRGSYEHQLNVPRLITMANLLPKDIEMNGPTLFSLGVLSQYNRENNWHKFVWNRMGVNNQFTVNELKYLIEQKKLPSFTLAYLPDADASIHKNGPDDLKGIEKADQALQDLLNSFASWEEAIQEVTWIALGDSGQSSVNKDKKTSLIDLNQSLTGYTFWEGDKRDAQLAIAINERMAYIYVNDQQVELSQIVNILKEDKRIGFIAWKDEQANYVVSPQSDEEFTFSPKGTYVDDYEQSWEIAGNTSILNLKVINGERIQYQDYPDALARLHGALHSQEGRFIIVDAEPSYEFIEEHSYDHAGGGAHGSLHKVDSIVPMIVTGSNELPQYNRLVDVKKWILQLLSDT; encoded by the coding sequence ATGAAACGAAAAATGGTAATCGCTTTTATTGTATTTCTTGTCATAAGTACTGGACTTGTACTAGCAATTTCTATATCTCCAAAAAAAGAGCTGGATGATTTTTCAATAAATTCAACAAAGAAGCCCGTTATACTTTTGGTCGTAGATTCATTAATGAGTGAACCGTTACAAAAAGCAGTAAAAGAAGGAAAAGCACCTGCATTTGCATTTTTGATTAACAATGGACATTTTAATCAGGAGATAATTAGCTCTTATCCGACGATGTCTGTCACCATTGATAGTACGTTATTAACCGGTACGTATCCGAACCAACATAAAGTACCGGGATTGATTTGGTTTAAGGAAGATGAAAATCGAATGATTAGTTATGGAAGTGGAATCCGTGAAATCTGGAATAATGGGTTGAAGAATGTTGCATTAGATAGTGTTGTTAGACTCAATAAAGACCATTTAAGTAAAGAGGTTCAAACGATTCATGAAGAACTAGCGAATCGAGAACTTCAATCTGCTTCGATTAATGGTCTTTTGTACCGTGGAAGTTATGAACATCAACTAAATGTCCCTAGGCTTATTACAATGGCTAATCTTTTACCAAAAGATATTGAAATGAATGGACCAACATTGTTTTCACTTGGAGTGTTATCTCAATATAACAGAGAGAATAATTGGCATAAATTTGTATGGAATCGTATGGGAGTCAATAATCAATTCACGGTAAATGAGTTGAAATATTTAATCGAACAAAAGAAGTTACCATCCTTTACGCTTGCCTATTTACCGGATGCAGATGCTTCTATACACAAAAATGGACCGGACGATTTAAAGGGCATCGAAAAAGCAGATCAGGCACTACAAGACTTATTGAATAGCTTTGCATCGTGGGAAGAAGCAATTCAAGAGGTAACGTGGATTGCACTAGGTGATAGCGGCCAATCATCCGTGAATAAAGATAAAAAAACTTCTTTAATTGATTTAAATCAATCATTGACGGGTTATACATTTTGGGAAGGCGATAAAAGAGATGCCCAACTTGCCATCGCCATTAATGAGCGCATGGCGTACATTTACGTAAATGATCAACAAGTTGAATTATCACAAATCGTGAACATTTTAAAAGAGGACAAACGTATTGGTTTTATTGCATGGAAAGATGAGCAAGCAAACTATGTTGTAAGCCCACAAAGTGATGAGGAATTTACATTTTCACCAAAGGGTACGTATGTTGATGACTATGAACAATCGTGGGAAATTGCTGGTAATACTTCAATCTTAAATTTGAAGGTAATTAATGGGGAACGTATTCAGTATCAAGATTATCCAGATGCCCTAGCAAGGCTACATGGAGCGCTTCATTCACAGGAAGGGCGTTTCATTATTGTGGATGCCGAGCCGTCATATGAGTTTATTGAGGAACATAGTTATGACCATGCAGGGGGTGGCGCACATGGTAGCCTTCATAAAGTAGATTCCATTGTGCCAATGATTGTTACAGGTTCAAATGAATTACCTCAATATAATCGACTTGTTGATGTGAAAAAGTGGATTCTTCAACTATTGAGTGACACATAA
- a CDS encoding YitT family protein gives MKRKKPYKFYFLELIFKIPWIILGAMMAAISLEVILIPNGLIDGGITGISMMLSDKYGFSLSVVLFILNIPFVLIGLKHLGKRFAFLATLGIISLTISTAIIERSSTFVEGNFILLIFIGGLLLGMGIGIVIRNGGALDGTDVLALLISNRTSFSVGESILALNILIFLVALIIFGWKGAIISIITYFIATMVVDIVRT, from the coding sequence TTGAAAAGAAAAAAACCATATAAGTTTTATTTTTTGGAGCTCATCTTTAAAATCCCGTGGATCATCCTCGGTGCAATGATGGCAGCTATTAGCCTTGAAGTTATATTGATTCCAAACGGTTTAATTGATGGAGGTATTACAGGTATTTCTATGATGCTATCTGACAAATATGGTTTTTCACTTAGTGTAGTGTTATTCATATTAAATATTCCGTTTGTCCTAATCGGTCTTAAACATCTTGGAAAACGATTCGCTTTTCTAGCTACACTGGGTATCATTTCATTAACAATATCAACTGCAATTATCGAAAGGTCCTCAACATTTGTTGAAGGAAATTTCATATTACTCATTTTCATCGGTGGTTTACTACTCGGTATGGGAATTGGAATTGTCATTCGAAACGGCGGGGCTTTAGATGGCACAGACGTGTTGGCATTACTTATCTCCAATAGAACGTCATTCTCTGTGGGGGAATCTATTCTTGCATTAAATATTCTCATTTTTTTAGTTGCTTTAATCATATTTGGATGGAAAGGCGCTATAATATCAATTATTACTTATTTTATTGCAACAATGGTTGTCGATATCGTTCGAACCTAG
- a CDS encoding M14 family metallopeptidase encodes MDVFIRPGDSIWYYSQIFKLPLQLIIDSNPNLNAQALKINQKVKIPGYVTNQYTIQRGDSIWAIAQRNDMPADTIYLLNPTFNPNRLQIGQVIVLPIRVTWRVVNGKQNYDYNTMMNDLSTLLMIYPFLINKSIGNTVLGNKIPGLHIGSGQKRVHFNASFHANEWITTPIVMTFLNDYLLSLTNNGSIRGLYTLPLYLQSNLSIVPMVNPDGVDLVLNGPPTNETIRTNLIEWNDGSTDFSGWKANINGVDLNDQFPAEWELERENNPKTPGPRDYGGESPLSQPESIAMAELTREMDFARVLAFHTQGEVIYWGFQGLEPPESEQLVNEFARVSGYEPVQTIDSYAGYKDWFIQDWRRPGFTVELGLGTNPLPISQFDEIYEEALGFFLVALYW; translated from the coding sequence GTGGACGTTTTCATTAGACCTGGTGATTCCATTTGGTATTATAGCCAGATTTTTAAACTTCCTCTTCAATTAATTATTGATTCAAATCCAAATTTAAACGCGCAAGCACTAAAAATTAATCAAAAAGTTAAAATTCCTGGATACGTAACAAATCAATATACAATTCAACGTGGTGACTCTATTTGGGCGATTGCACAAAGAAACGATATGCCCGCTGATACAATTTATTTACTGAACCCTACATTTAATCCAAATCGATTACAAATCGGGCAAGTAATCGTGCTACCGATTCGTGTAACTTGGAGAGTAGTCAATGGAAAACAAAATTACGACTATAACACAATGATGAATGACCTTAGTACACTGCTAATGATTTATCCATTTCTTATAAATAAGTCAATTGGAAATACTGTTTTAGGTAATAAAATTCCAGGACTTCACATTGGTAGCGGGCAAAAACGTGTGCATTTTAATGCGTCATTCCATGCTAATGAATGGATAACAACACCAATTGTGATGACATTTTTAAATGATTATTTATTATCACTAACGAATAATGGTTCGATAAGAGGACTTTATACATTGCCCTTATATCTTCAATCGAATTTGTCTATCGTCCCTATGGTTAATCCGGATGGAGTAGATTTAGTGCTAAATGGACCTCCTACAAACGAAACGATTCGAACAAATTTAATTGAATGGAATGATGGGAGTACCGATTTTTCAGGTTGGAAAGCAAATATTAATGGAGTGGATTTAAATGATCAGTTCCCAGCGGAATGGGAATTAGAGAGAGAAAACAATCCAAAAACGCCAGGTCCTCGCGATTATGGTGGAGAAAGTCCGCTATCACAGCCAGAATCAATTGCAATGGCAGAGCTCACAAGAGAAATGGATTTTGCTCGAGTATTAGCGTTCCATACACAAGGTGAAGTCATTTATTGGGGATTTCAAGGGTTAGAACCACCAGAATCAGAACAGTTAGTAAACGAGTTTGCGCGAGTGAGCGGATATGAGCCTGTTCAAACAATTGATAGCTATGCAGGCTATAAGGATTGGTTTATACAAGATTGGCGCAGACCAGGTTTTACTGTCGAGCTAGGCCTAGGTACAAACCCTTTGCCAATTAGTCAGTTCGATGAGATTTACGAAGAAGCATTAGGATTTTTTTTAGTTGCACTTTATTGGTAA